In Brassica napus cultivar Da-Ae unplaced genomic scaffold, Da-Ae ScsIHWf_158;HRSCAF=287, whole genome shotgun sequence, the following proteins share a genomic window:
- the LOC125597961 gene encoding uncharacterized protein LOC125597961 produces the protein MKLLGWMRTINLSGFDPSNEFKGGFSCLRAQVSSEVLDIRTNSFSFSRASHHDSNPPKTDEELWFDEGGFGGFLAIGTLGRDPETPKFTSSIAEDDVTVAKLVTEKLDKFLEEYPDKDSSSKQGEISKAEYGLFGSSTELTKRGNEVKKMKGLLKNLFKRRKAVEGECNSMEKQGTRDLIKRISKKLHVSPSKTRNDDDYDDYDYSMHKKKDIRKSGQIFQSKVHPVMCTPPRDDNKVDDRRSCKLKIPSLNGGFLVPSSISKVNKKRENWIRTDTEYHVLEL, from the exons ATGAAG CTGCTAGGTTGGATGCGAACTATAAACCTAAGTGGCTTTGATCCATCAAATGAGTTCAAAG GTGGTTTCAGTTGTCTAAGAGCTCAGGTTTCCTCTGAAGTCCTAGACATCCGAACaaactccttctccttctccagaGCATCTCATCATGACTCCAATCCACCGAAAACTGATGAGGAACTTTGGTTTGATGAAGGCGGGTTCGGCGGCTTTCTGGCGATCGGTACGCTTGGTAGAGATCCTGAAACACCAAAATTCACATCTTCCATTGCTGAAGATGATGTAACCGTGGCAAAGCTCGTTACTGAGAAACTAGACAAGTTTCTTGAGGAATATCCAGATAAGGATAGTAGCAGTAAGCAGGGAGAAATATCGAAGGCAGAATATGGTCTCTTTGGATCATCCACTGAGCTTACGAAGAGAGGCAATGAAGTAAAGAAGATGAAGGGTTTACTTAAAAACCTCTTCAAGAGAAGAAAGGCAGTAGAAGGAGAGTGTAACTCAATGGAGAAACAAGGAACCAGAGATTTGATTAAAAGGATATCTAAAAAGCTCCACGTCTCTCCTTCAAAGACGAGAAATGATGATGACTATGATGACTACGATTATTCCATGCACAAGAAGAAAGATATAAGAAAG AGTGGTCAAATCTTCCAAAGTAAAGTCCATCCTGTTATGTGTACACCTCCAAGAGACGATAACAAGGTAGATGACAGAAGAAGCTGCAAACTCAAGATCCCGAGTCTTAATGGAGGGTTTCTCGTTCCAAGTTCCATCTCCAAAGTGAACAAGAAAAGAGAAAATTGGATCAGGACTGACACAGAGT ATCATGTTCTGGAACTGTGA